GACGTTGTCCGACAGAACAACAACGCGGCCATCCGGATAGCCGGAGTGTCGCATCGCTACGGCAGTGGGCGCAACGCGGTCACCGCACTGGGTCCGGTCGACCTCAGCATCGACCCCGGATCGTTCCTGGTGCTGGTCGGCGCGTCGGGCTGCGGAAAGAGCACGCTGTTGCGGCTGCTGGCCGGCTTCGAGTCGCCCAGCGAAGGGCAGGTGCAGGTATCGGGCACACCACCGACACCGGGGGTGACAGCCGGTGTGGTGTTTCAGCAGCCGCGACTGTTCCCCTGGCGCACGGTCGGCGGAAACATCGACCTGGCACTCAAGTACGCGAAAGTGCCTCGCGAACGCCGGGCCGCTCGCCGCGACCAACTGCTGTCGCGAGTGGGTCTGGAAGGGACTACCGACCGCAAGATCTGGGAGATCAGCGGTGGCCAACAGCAGCGCGTCGCGATCGCCCGCGCACTGGCGGCCGAGACCCCGCTGTTCCTGCTCGACGAGCCGTTCGCGGCGCTCGACGCGCTCACCCGGGAGCGACTGCAGGAAGATGTCCGCCAGGTCAGCGCGGAATCGGGCCGCACCACCGTGTTCGTAACGCACAGTGCCGACGAGGCCGCCTTCCTCGGTTCACGCATCGTGGTGCTCACGCGCCGCCCGGGACAAGTGGCCTTGGACCTTCCAGTCGACCTTCCCCGCACGGGCGTCGACGTCGACGAACTCCGCCGCTCACCCGAGTACACGGCGATTCGCACCGAGGTAGGCCGCGCGGTCAAGGCCGCGGCCGCGTAATAAGACTCACGCTGACTTCAGATGTGGTGACCCATCGCGTATCGGCCTAGCGTCCAATAACCCTATCGACTCATCGAAGGATGGCACCATGTCCGAAATAACAGCTGCGCCAGATTCTTTGAGAGATGATCCGCCGGCACCGGCACGCCAGCTGCGCGGCAATCTCGGGGTGGCGTCCATCGTCTTCCTGGTGGTGGCCGCGGCCGCGCCGCTGGGCGTGATCGGCGGCGTCGTTCCATTGGGCCTCGCCTCGGGCAACGGAGCCGGCTTCCCTGCGACGTTCATCATCTCGACGATCATCCTGCTGCTGTTCGCGGTCGGATTCACGGCGATGACGCCGTTCGTCGACGAGGCCGGAGCGTTCTTCTCTTATGTCCGAAAGTCATTGGGGATGCCCGCAGGTATCGGCATCGCCTTCGTCGCGATCGTCAGCTACGTGGCGCTGGAGGCCGGTGTCTACGGTCTGCTGGGACCCGCAGGCGCCGCCGTCGTCGAACTCGTCGGCGGGCCCGCACTGCCGTGGTGGCTGTTCGCTGCGCTCGCCTTCGCCGTAGTGACGTTCCTCGGGTACCGCAACATCGAACTGTCCAGCAAGGTGCTCGGGGTGCTGCTGACGGCCGAGATCGCGATTGTCGTGGTTCTCGATCTCGTCATCGTCGCCCGCGGCGGTGACCAAGGTTTGTCGACGGGGATCATCGATCCGAGTGCTATCGTCTCCGGATCCCTGGGCATCGGACTGCTTTTCGCGATCATCAGCTATGTCGGCTTCGAGGCGACGGCGATCTATCGCGACGAGGCCCGCACACCCGAACGCACCATCCCGCGGGCCACCTACGTCGCATTGATCCTGATCGGCGTCTTCTACGCGGTCACCAGCTGGGCACTGATCTCGGGCTGGGGTGACGCGGCGGCGGTGGCACGCGCCACCGATTCGGGAGGCACTTTCCTGGGTGACACCGCGTCGCGCTACATCGGCATCGTGGGTGCCGACATAATCACCGTGCTCTACTTCACCAGCCTGTTCGCCTGCATCCTCGCGTTCCACACGATCGCATCGCGCTACCTTTTCGCCCTGTCGCAGCGCGACGTCTTACCGGAGTCGCTGAGCCGCCCGCATGTCAAACACGGCTCGCCGCACAAGGCGTCGCTGTGGATTTCCGGCGTCGTCGCGGTCAGCGTCGCACTCGCCGTGGTGTTCCAGCTCGACCCTGCCGCGCAGTTCTACACCTGGTTCGCCGGTGCGACGACCGTCGGTGTCATCGTGCTGCTGATCGCGACCAGCGTTGCGGTCCTGGCCTTCTTCGGGAAGGACCGCCGTGGGCACTCGCAGTGGCGGGTGCGCATCGCCCCGGCGCTCGGGCTGGTCGGGTTGGTCGGATCGTTGGTGCTCATCCTCGCCAATCTAGACACCCTCGTCGGCGGCTCCAGCCTGCTGGCCTGGGTCATCGTCGGCTTGCTCGTCGCGGCGTTCGCGGCGGGCGCCGTCGTCGGAACGAGGGTGCGCTACAGCACCGTCGCACAGTCATGACGAAGACGGTGGATGCGCCGGCGTTCCCGCGCACGACTTCGGCGAAGGAGCGCGAACTGCGCCATGCCCTCGGCGACGGCTCACTCCACGAGATCGAGGTGGCGTGGAGTGATCCGTTCGGCCATGCGCAGGGCAAACGGATTCCGGCGTCGCAGTTCCTCAACCGCGCACTGGGCAGTGGATTCGCCTTCTGCGAAGCGTCTTTGGGCTGGAACACCGAGGGTGCAGTCGTCGACTCACTCGATCTCACGAACTGGATCGGCGGCTACCCCGACGTGTTCGCGGTGCCCGACCTCGCGACCTACCGGCCCCTGCCGTGGCGCCCGCGAGTAGGTCACGTGATCTCCGACATCGTCTCCCACGACCGCAGTCCGTCGCTGCTCGACCCTCGCGCAGTCCTACGGAAAGTCCTGGCGCGGCTCGGATCGCTGGGCTACACCGCGAAGATCGGCGTGGAGTTCGAGCTGTACCTGCTCAACACCGACGGATCACCGTTCCAGGACGACATCCACGCCTACTCGTTGGAAAACGCCAACGCACTCGATCCGCTACTCACCGATCTCTACGAGACGCTGAGTGTCTTCACCCGCCTGGAGGGCATCCAAACCGAGTACGGCCCAGGCCAGATCGAGACCAACCTGGTCTACACCGATGCGCTGGAAGCCGCGGACGATGCTGTTCGGCTCAAGTATGCCGCCAAGGAGGTGGCCCGAAAGCACGGCAAGATCGCCACTTTCATGCCCAAGCCGTTCACCGAGCACTCCGGCAGCAGCCAGCATCTGCACATCTCGCTGTGGCGCGACGGCGAACCGGCCTTCGCTCCAAACGACGGCGCCGAGAGCCAGACCGCCCTGCACGCGATCGCGGGTCTGCTCGAGCATCTTCCGTCGATCACCTTGTTCGGGGCGCATTCGGTCAATGCATACCGGCGCTTCGTACCCGACTCGTTCGCACCGGCCACCGTGACATGGAGCCGCGACAACCGCAGCGCCGCGGTGCGCTCACTGGTGGAAACCAACCCGTCGGCCACCCGTATCGAACTGCGCAGCGGCGCGTCGGACGCCAACCCGTACTGGCTGATCGCCTCGGCGCTGGCTGCGGTGATCGCGGGACTGGAAGCGAAGTCCAATCCCCCGCCGGCCGAGGGCGGCAACCTGTACATCAAAGGTGTTCCGCTGCCCGAATCACTCGGTGTGGCACTGGAACTCGCGACCCGCGACGACACCATCGCAGACATCCTCGGCGCCGATTCGGTACGCGACTTCGCGGCACTGGCCCGCAGCGAATGGGTGGAGTACTCGAATGAGGTCAGCGACTGGGAACGCGAGCGCTACCTGACCCGCTCGTGAGCACACCACCTACCAATGTCGCCGGCCTTCCGGCTCCGCCTGCCAATGTCGCCGGCCTTCCGGCTCCGCGTTTCGGGGTGTGGGCGCCCGTCTACGGCAACCACGGTGCCCGCCTGCACCCCCATGACCCGCCCGACGCGAGCTACCGCCGCACCCGCGATCTGCTGCTGCGCGCCGAATCGGCCGGGTTCGACTCCACTTTGCTGGCGCAGCACGTCATCCACCCGAGCAACACCGAGGACGACGTCCTCGAAACGTGGTCCACGATCGCGGCACTTGCCGAGGCGACGTCACGCATCGAGTTGATCGGTGCGGTCAAACCGCTGTTGTTCAACCCGTTGGTCTTCGCGAAGATCGCCGCCAACGTCGCCGACATCGCGGACGGTCGCCTGTCGGTCAACCTCGTCACCGGATGGTTTCTGCCCGAGCTCGAAGGCCTGGGGCTCGATCCGCTGGAACACGATGACAGGTACGCATATTCGCGCGAGTGGCTGGCAAGCGTCATCGAATTATGGGCAGGTAAGCACGTCGCGATCGGCGACCGTGGCGGTCACCCCGCCGTGATCCGCCCCGCGCCGGCCGACCCGCCACCGCTATACGTCGGCGGAGAATCCGAACCGGGCCGGGAGCTGGCCGCCGAACACGCGAACGTGTTCTTTATCAACGGCCGTCCGCTTCTCGAGACCATAGACGTCGTCGAGGACCTGCGCAGCCGGCCGCGCCACGGTGCACCGCTGCGATTCGGCCTGTCCGCCTTTGTGATCGCGCGGGAGACCGAGGAGGAGGCGATCGCAGAGCTGGACTATCTTCATTCGCTCGACGATGCCGAGACCCGCCCTGAGATCTCCGGCGGCACCGACCCGAAGACCCAGATGTACAAGGTCCTTTCCGGCACCAAGCGCATCGGCTCGAACGGCGGGACGCTGGCCGGCCTGGTCGGTTCCTACGACCAGGTGATCGAGCGCATCGACGTGTTCCACGACGCCGGCATCGAGCTGTTCATGCTCCAGTTCCAGCCCATCGAGTCGGAACTGGACCGGTTCGCGGACAAGATCATTCCCCACTTCCGATAAACATGGAGCTGCTTTGACCGTCACCCGCGAACCCGTCGCACCGCGCACGCCGTTCTCTACCCAGCCACTCGGCGGCTCGGTCGACGAACGGTTGGCCCGACTCACGGATGTCGTCGCCACGTTGCGGCGCGAAGACCCGGCCGCCGAACGCGAGCGGGTGCTGCAGTACGCCGCCGTCGAAGCGATCCGGCGGACGGGCGTGCTCGCACTACGGGTGCCGACCGAGTTCGGCGGCCCCGGTGGCACGGTGCGCGACGTACTGACCGCGGTGATTCAGATCGGCCGCGGCAGTTCCAATGTCGCCCAGGCGCTGCGGGCGCATTTCGGCTTCTCCGAACGTCTGCTGAGTAACCGCGCGGTACCCGGTGAGCGCAGCGAGTGGTTTCCGCGCGTGAACGCGGGGCTCGTCGTCGGCAACGCGATCACCGACGCCGCGGGCAGGGCGCCGTCGAGCGCCGACACCAAGGTGTTGCCCGACACCTCGGGGGTGCTGCGGCTCAACGGCTACAAGTTCTACTCCACCGGCACGTTGTTCGCCGATGTGATCGCGGTATCGGCCCTGGACGCCGACGGCCGCGATGTGCAGGTGATCGTCCCGGCGGACCGCACGGGGGTCGACTTGTTCGACGATTGGGACGGATTCGGCCAGCGCACCACCGCCAGCGGCGGAACGCGGTTCACCGAGGTCGAGGTTCGGCCCAACGAGGTCGTCACCGTATCCGAGGGCACCACGCTGGGACACGGGACCGCGTTCCTGCAGCTGTACTTGGCGTCGGTGGCGGTCGGTATCGCCTACGCCGTCTTCGACGACGCGGTCGACTACGTCCGCACAAAGGCGCGTCCGGCGTCACATTCGGTGGCTGACAGCGCGGCGACGGATCCCTTTGTCCTGCAGGCTGTCGGGGACATCTCGGCGTCCGCATCGTCGGCCGAAGCCATCGTGTTGGCGGCAGCTGATTCGATCGACCGGCTCGTCGGTCACGGTTTGGAGCACGACCAGCACGCGGTCACCGACGTCGCCGTCACGGTCGCCAAGGCGCAGTTGGTGGCCGAAAAGCTGACCATCTCGGCCGCGGAGCGGCTGTTCGACACCGGCGGCGCGTCAGCCACCGCCCGCGCGCTGAACCTGGACCGGCACTGGCGCAACGCCCGCACCGTCGCCACGCACAGCCCGTTGGCGTACAAGGCGTATGCGGCGGGCAACTACGCGGTCAACGGCGTGAGCCCACCTGCGAACGGCTACTTCTGAGCTGGGCGGAGCAGCCGGATCAGGCCGATGTCAGCGACTCGTCCTCGTCAGCTTTGTCGGCGGCGGGAAGGTCGGTACCGCCGGGCAGCGCCGGAACCCGCGTCGCACGCACGTACACGGTGTCCCCCTCCTTGAGGCCGAGCGCCTCAGCGTCACCACGCGTGATCTGCGCCGTGAACGGGGTCTTGTCCGCGGCGCTGGTCAGCTCTACGCGGACCTCGAAGCCCAACATGACGATTCGGTCGATGGTGGCTCGCAGCACTCCAGTGGTCTGAACAGAATCGTCGGAGTTCGCGATCGCCATATCGGGATTGCGGCCGACGCGAATGTCGTGCGGCCGGACCAGGCTGCCGTTGAGGGATGAGACCGCTCCGAGGAACGACATCACGAATGCGTTGGCCGGCTTGTCGTAGACATCGGTTGGCGAACCGACCTGTTCGATGCGGCCCTTGTTGAGCACCGCGATCCGGTCGGCGACGTCGAGCGCCTCCGCCTGATCGTGCGTCACCAGCACAGTGGTGACGTGTACTTCGTCGTGCAGTCGTCGCAGCCACGCCCGCAAGTCTTCGCGGACCTTGGCGTCCAAGGCGCCGAACGGCTCGTCCAGCAACAGCACCTGCGGGTCGACGGCGAGTGCCCGGGCCAGCGCCATACGCTGGCGCTGCCCACCGGAGAGCTGGTTGGGGTAGCGAGTTTGAAAACCGGCGAGCCCAACGACTTCAAGGAGGTTGTCGACCTTCTCGGCGATCTCCGCCTTCGACTTCTTTCGGATCTTCAAGCCGAAGGCGACGTTGTCGCGGACGGACAGATGCTTGAACGCCGCGTAGTGCTGGAAGACGAAGCCGATGCCGCGGCG
The sequence above is drawn from the Mycobacterium gallinarum genome and encodes:
- a CDS encoding ABC transporter ATP-binding protein; translation: MSSVSDLKDVVRQNNNAAIRIAGVSHRYGSGRNAVTALGPVDLSIDPGSFLVLVGASGCGKSTLLRLLAGFESPSEGQVQVSGTPPTPGVTAGVVFQQPRLFPWRTVGGNIDLALKYAKVPRERRAARRDQLLSRVGLEGTTDRKIWEISGGQQQRVAIARALAAETPLFLLDEPFAALDALTRERLQEDVRQVSAESGRTTVFVTHSADEAAFLGSRIVVLTRRPGQVALDLPVDLPRTGVDVDELRRSPEYTAIRTEVGRAVKAAAA
- a CDS encoding APC family permease: MSEITAAPDSLRDDPPAPARQLRGNLGVASIVFLVVAAAAPLGVIGGVVPLGLASGNGAGFPATFIISTIILLLFAVGFTAMTPFVDEAGAFFSYVRKSLGMPAGIGIAFVAIVSYVALEAGVYGLLGPAGAAVVELVGGPALPWWLFAALAFAVVTFLGYRNIELSSKVLGVLLTAEIAIVVVLDLVIVARGGDQGLSTGIIDPSAIVSGSLGIGLLFAIISYVGFEATAIYRDEARTPERTIPRATYVALILIGVFYAVTSWALISGWGDAAAVARATDSGGTFLGDTASRYIGIVGADIITVLYFTSLFACILAFHTIASRYLFALSQRDVLPESLSRPHVKHGSPHKASLWISGVVAVSVALAVVFQLDPAAQFYTWFAGATTVGVIVLLIATSVAVLAFFGKDRRGHSQWRVRIAPALGLVGLVGSLVLILANLDTLVGGSSLLAWVIVGLLVAAFAAGAVVGTRVRYSTVAQS
- a CDS encoding glutamine synthetase family protein; the protein is MTKTVDAPAFPRTTSAKERELRHALGDGSLHEIEVAWSDPFGHAQGKRIPASQFLNRALGSGFAFCEASLGWNTEGAVVDSLDLTNWIGGYPDVFAVPDLATYRPLPWRPRVGHVISDIVSHDRSPSLLDPRAVLRKVLARLGSLGYTAKIGVEFELYLLNTDGSPFQDDIHAYSLENANALDPLLTDLYETLSVFTRLEGIQTEYGPGQIETNLVYTDALEAADDAVRLKYAAKEVARKHGKIATFMPKPFTEHSGSSQHLHISLWRDGEPAFAPNDGAESQTALHAIAGLLEHLPSITLFGAHSVNAYRRFVPDSFAPATVTWSRDNRSAAVRSLVETNPSATRIELRSGASDANPYWLIASALAAVIAGLEAKSNPPPAEGGNLYIKGVPLPESLGVALELATRDDTIADILGADSVRDFAALARSEWVEYSNEVSDWERERYLTRS
- a CDS encoding LLM class flavin-dependent oxidoreductase; amino-acid sequence: MSTPPTNVAGLPAPPANVAGLPAPRFGVWAPVYGNHGARLHPHDPPDASYRRTRDLLLRAESAGFDSTLLAQHVIHPSNTEDDVLETWSTIAALAEATSRIELIGAVKPLLFNPLVFAKIAANVADIADGRLSVNLVTGWFLPELEGLGLDPLEHDDRYAYSREWLASVIELWAGKHVAIGDRGGHPAVIRPAPADPPPLYVGGESEPGRELAAEHANVFFINGRPLLETIDVVEDLRSRPRHGAPLRFGLSAFVIARETEEEAIAELDYLHSLDDAETRPEISGGTDPKTQMYKVLSGTKRIGSNGGTLAGLVGSYDQVIERIDVFHDAGIELFMLQFQPIESELDRFADKIIPHFR
- a CDS encoding acyl-CoA dehydrogenase family protein, whose protein sequence is MTVTREPVAPRTPFSTQPLGGSVDERLARLTDVVATLRREDPAAERERVLQYAAVEAIRRTGVLALRVPTEFGGPGGTVRDVLTAVIQIGRGSSNVAQALRAHFGFSERLLSNRAVPGERSEWFPRVNAGLVVGNAITDAAGRAPSSADTKVLPDTSGVLRLNGYKFYSTGTLFADVIAVSALDADGRDVQVIVPADRTGVDLFDDWDGFGQRTTASGGTRFTEVEVRPNEVVTVSEGTTLGHGTAFLQLYLASVAVGIAYAVFDDAVDYVRTKARPASHSVADSAATDPFVLQAVGDISASASSAEAIVLAAADSIDRLVGHGLEHDQHAVTDVAVTVAKAQLVAEKLTISAAERLFDTGGASATARALNLDRHWRNARTVATHSPLAYKAYAAGNYAVNGVSPPANGYF
- a CDS encoding sulfate/molybdate ABC transporter ATP-binding protein; this encodes MTNAITVRNANKRYGDFAALDNIDFDVPAGSLTALLGPSGSGKSTLLRAIAGLDQPDTGTITINGEDVTGVPPQRRGIGFVFQHYAAFKHLSVRDNVAFGLKIRKKSKAEIAEKVDNLLEVVGLAGFQTRYPNQLSGGQRQRMALARALAVDPQVLLLDEPFGALDAKVREDLRAWLRRLHDEVHVTTVLVTHDQAEALDVADRIAVLNKGRIEQVGSPTDVYDKPANAFVMSFLGAVSSLNGSLVRPHDIRVGRNPDMAIANSDDSVQTTGVLRATIDRIVMLGFEVRVELTSAADKTPFTAQITRGDAEALGLKEGDTVYVRATRVPALPGGTDLPAADKADEDESLTSA